One window of the Micropterus dolomieu isolate WLL.071019.BEF.003 ecotype Adirondacks linkage group LG08, ASM2129224v1, whole genome shotgun sequence genome contains the following:
- the LOC123974997 gene encoding trace amine-associated receptor 13c-like, giving the protein MRSARGSADQGTFPSSWDTQYQYNWLLFGYSLAPRTFSKRCGQPAAVGSVMGRGGGADCQAHLSHLGFTRNWKKFLMSHCLHRVVIEKTLIFKVEEQFTHHGVIDHHATLGPYNTAHLITFLDTLHNTLVPPDQIDGQEQFRQLHTPTNLLLLSLAVSDFLVGLLVMPFQILSTEPCWLLGDLVCVLYHFIPIITLSASVVNMVLISVDRYVAICDPLHYPTKITAKRVQIWVFLCWGYSVFYSVVLLYDNLKQPGMYNSCYGECVINVIGVVDLIFSFIIPITAIIILYVRVFAVAVSQARAMRSHITAVNLKRSATVTAKKSELKAARSLGVVVAVFLMCYCPFYCVSLSGYELVIGSSTEVLMIFVVLFNSCLNPLIYAFFYPWFRKSVKLIVTLQILQPHSCGANIL; this is encoded by the exons ATGCGGTCTGCCCGTGGATCAGCCGACCAGGGCACATTCCCGTCATCCTGGGACACCCAGTACCAGTACAACTGGCTGCTGTTCGGTTACTCACTGGCCCCACGCACTTTCTCAAAGCGCTGTGGACAACCTGCTGCTGTGGGCTCGGTCATGGGACGAGGCGGTGGTGCAGATTGTCAGgcacacctgtctcacctgggtTTTACAAGGAACTGGAAGAAATTTCTCAtgtctcattgcctacaccgtgtcgtcattgagaaaacactaataTTCAAGGTTGAAGAG CAGTTTACCCACCACGGCGTCATCGATCACCATGCTACCCTTGGCCCCTACAACACTGCCCATCTGATCACATTCCTGGACACCCTACACAACACACTTGTTCCACCAGATCAGATAGACGGCCAAGAGCAGTTCAG GCAGCTCCACACCCCCaccaacctcctcctcctctctctggctgtctCAGACTTCCTTGTGGGCCTCCTTGTGATGCCGTTTCAAATCCTCTCAACAGAGCCCTGCTGGCTCCTGGGTGACCTGGTGTGTGTTCTGTATCATTTTATACCCATAAtcactctctctgcctcagtggTAAACATGGTGCTCATATCAGTCGACCGTTATGTGGCTATCTGTGACCCTCTGCACTACCCCACCAAAATCACTGCAAAGAGAGTTCAAATCTGGGTTTTCCTGTGTTGGGGTTACTCTGTTTTTTACAGTGTTGTGCTTTTATATGATAACCTGAAACAACCAGGAATGTATAATTCCTGCTATGGAGAATGTGTGATTAACGTAATAGGAGTTGTTGACCTTATTTTCAGCTTCATCATTCCCATCACTGCCATCATCATTCTGTATGTGAGAGTGTTTGCAGTGGCTGTGTCTCAGGCTCGTGCCATGCGCTCCCACATTACAGCAGTCAACCTGAAGCGATCAGCGACTGTAACAGCTAAGAAATCTGAGCTGAAAGCAGCCAGGAGtcttggtgttgttgttgctgtgtttctCATGTGTTACTGTCCAttttactgtgtctctctctcaggctaCGAACTTGTAATTGGTTCTTCAACTGAGGTTCTTATGATATTTGTGGTACTGTTTAACTCCTGCCTAAACCCTTTGATCTACGCATTTTTCTACCCCTGGTTTAGAAAATCTGTTAAACTCATTGTTACACTTCAGATACTGCAGCCTCACTCCTGTGGGGCCAACATACTGTAG